The DNA window TGTTCTATGATCCATCAGATCTCAAAATTAATGCACTgcacatataatattttccaaggattcttatttattattggAAGCAGcctaaataaattaaaataaaaattcattatttagaaaatatatattcatttttgttttaaaaaaaaaaatattttttcaactataaattatagaataaaaaGTACAGacaatgtaattatatacgTAATTGTTGTCCTAAATTTGTACAACAATGCAtcgtatatattaaaagatataattcaaaaattttaataaaaagaaaacaaaaattgaTATTGCCCTTACGTCACTTCCTtaacatataaacaaaatttatagtaataaatCTTTCATCTGCATTAAACGTTCACTAACACGTTATTAAGTAATTGTTTACTAATTTTCATCGTATTTATTTCTGCAAAACAAAGTGAAATAAAATGAGAAATCTTGCATTGCTCCTTCtaaattttctaatttacATGTAAAACTATATTAATCATTATACCTACATATTATCACTAGGGGAAATATTCGTAAAGTAGAacattagaaaaaattatattttacgagttttcattaaatttttaaatttaacatatataattaaaggGATGAAATAGGACAATTATCCcctaatttttgaaaaaaatatgtaatgtatttcatataatattccGTTAAAAAACTTACAAGGctaatgtataatataaaaattggaGCATAATTCCGTTTCAAGAATACACaactataataaaaatacattatttcaaatttatttCTGTAAAAATCCTAAAAGTGTggtttttaatatttatattgccAAAAGTggtaaaaaatcaaataagaaaaaaatatttttcattatattacattttctttttttttttggaggTTTTTTTGCATAACTTGAATAACACTTACATACATCTTTAGATATATCTAggtttatattaaaaaaataacatcattttattccttatcatatatttataaaaataaaaactctAGAAAATTATTCATTCAACGAATGCATAgtgttttataaataaatataacaccaatatatagaatatatttcatatttattccTTCCAAAATTTTCAGTTTTCTCAAAGAcaaaattacatttatactACTTAAGACTTaatgattttattatttatgattatttattatataatttccattatcttttactttttgtttACCCCTCAAAGTCCTCAAGTTCATATTctaaataaatgtttatttaacatttgatcgaaatatatttgccttgtatattattcatttctgttttttaattcttatccttaatacaatttaatatttactttatattaatatccTTCTTTGcataaaaaagaaacttAAACTTTactcaaaaatttttttacaaatgatCTATAGATAtccaattatatttttcttattaattttattattcaacgtataaaatatagcaaTCACGTATTCtctatttaattataaattttcaatataatttatatataaatattttaagcaGAATCTAATTAGAATTACAATTGGGAAcagtaatattataataattgattttatcttttaatttaactCTAACTTTTTAGATCCTCAAGTGAGCAAAGAACAATAATtagattattattaaaaaaaatattatttttttatgtatacataatttaacCCTTACATGGTaagattaaatataaaacatttttaagtatattttttcattaaatatcaTTTGCTACGTATTTCTaacaaaacatattttataaaataaatattaagatagttttaatgtaaataaaaaaataaatatatgtatatacaaatatcattgcaaaataatattcatatatcccaatacaaaatatgcaataaagcaattttattgttaatataaacGTAATAATAACTTctctttaattatattaacaagAAATCATTCTATATTAAAACAAGACACAAAGTAGAAGACAACAATTTttagttcatatatatatcatacgTGTCCTGTAACATTATATGCattattctattatatatacatattaaagtacaaaaatgtataattcaTAGAAACCTacttatatacacaaatacgtatattatattttcttatattaacTAAGATTAAATAAtgcaattaaaaaacaaaaacctTGAAACTATCAAATTCATAAAAAcgaatacatatttttacttatttatatcaGCAAGACtacttttacatatattcacctaaaatattttacaaattatatgtacactTATTGAGTATATTACTAAATTGATTACAGATATTCTTTCATATTAAATACTTCTTTATAGAAAGATATACGTTACttgttattcattttaacAAGTCATTGacatcatatttttatatttttcattatttcataagataatatatatcgcCATTACAAGTATAATGGATAATACAGcatttaataagaaaaataacattatagACAAATAGAGTACTATATTATTCTGGCGCCTTTTCTATAGTACTGTAACAAAATATCACTATGGGATATTCTGTTCATTATACATTATTAAGAAACTTTAATCCTTCTAATATAAGTATTTCTATTCacagaaagaaaaaaataaaaaatatagcgACTTCAAATATCTAAATCACAAATTTTAGAGTTTtctataaattaaaatattttactaatttaaaaatattcttccTATATAGAAGAAAGTACACAGATACTcataaattcataaatataattattatgaagtaatttataattgatttctaaatatatatgttattccCCTGAAATTTTTAGATATCTATCATCCCATCTTTTCTCAAATTTATTAAccttaaaaatgtaaatcgCTGTATCCAcgaaattattatacatttaataaatataaatataacataagaaaaatgatttaaaaataccattttaaatattatacataaataactatgtaattatataaaaacaaaattttctttaacaccagatacttatatacatgttcatatataaacatatataagcatataattatatgtttgatatatataaaagatgatagtataaattattcattattaatcCTTTATATAAGAGAAGTTTTTaacaaataagaaatatatttatattttttcaagtattattttgaataaaaatatattaattatcgtcgaaaaaaatttaataaatttttaatttcgtATTGTAAAAacgttatatataattttaaatattttctttattactTATAGTGcttagttatttttttttaattggtCCCCAATCTTGATATAACTATCCTAATGTATTTTAGTAAACCTATTTTCTATCTATATTTAAGTATcttcttattatataacataaaacaGGTAATAATACCATGCTAAAGTATCATCAAAGTGttaattaattatgtatatataaataattccttctaacatttttaacgtatacataatttttaataatttttttatttactattaTCTCATAAAAATGTCatagtatgtatatatgtattatgcgTTTTACAACagatataatgaataataacattaaatatataatctaatattttttatcataacgctgtttataaaaaacattaataggtacaatattatataaatatattttgaaatatttaaaatatttatattatttatttaatgtacGAAAGTaactttaataattttcttattactctcttaaaaataaattaagaaaaaataatttattaattcataatatatagaCGTCTTGAATTTATATAGGATATAAGACTTcaagaatataaaaagcgcattcttctatatattaagaaaataactAATTTCagtgatttttttttattaagaattttaattttataaacgccatattttggaaaaactgattattctattaaaacattaattATATCAACATTGTtctaatagtaataataaatgaaggAAACAGCATCATTTACAACTTtctgttttaaattattcatagCACTTGTACTACATTCTATGTAAACATTCgcacttttttatattatataatgtatttaagaagtaatagtaataatattgtacctcatatatgaacaaatgtatatttaaaagataaataaacaattatatttttcttgttttttgtatctttaattttgaaaattaaatttttaattaaattttatttattatattatttctaaatgaaattttgtaaatttaacatcattttttctttcttttagaatatacatatgaatatctacagaataaaaaatatgaaaaaaaaaaaaaaaaaaaaggaaaaaagattTAGAGTAATACTTTTATAGATGCAAAATCTTCACAATAACATTTGTTCAgtaatatctttatttaattctattaaaaattaaaacacatatactttttccttttcaatatattttatcctaaacatttaagtaattttcataaattataattaaatcaACAACTACACTAGtgtaataagaaaataaaaaatttgtataatatttgaTTTCCTGGTAAGACATTGTAATGCACAATTTATCATACTCCCACACATTTTCcaactaaaaattaaaattattctaacAAATATTTACCGTATCCAACAAATAATAAGAGCTTTATGATAAAActcttatatacatatgtatatcatGTACCTTAGCAAATACAATTCCATAACATGTTAtaacttttaatattaacaagaagaaaaattaaaaaatatattaaaattgttatgAACAAGATGGTCAATCCTTAATGTATATTACTCCAAAAATTATCCTTAATTTGTTTACCTGTAAGGGTATCTTtggaaaaaacataaaatctTTAGACTATTTCTTAAGATAAGAGGTACATTTTCAAATGTTCCTACCAGGTGATTAATAATTCAAATGTCATTCATAATTTTGGTGTTCaactttaatatatataagagtattaaaataaattataatttagtaattcaaaaaatgtaaatagaATTAGCTCTAAAATCCATTTAATTTAacgttatattattaatcattttatgcaaaatgtcgtttaacattttaattaaaatatattaaagcaTAAGACATTTACAAAAGAatcatatcatttttatgaacttatacatataatatgcaTTTTCTCTTaccttaatattattaaattggGGATtacaaataagaaaaaattataatagtagtaacaaacataaaattcaaaaattctTTCGTATATTTAGGATCCTGCTACAACTAAGATAAATTCACGTGCTGTACAAAAACATAACATACAAGaaacgtaaaaaatattacttatatataatgctgttattgaaaaaaaggtgtttattgttaaatttatatacataatatttaacgGTTAATTGAATTTCAATGAAAacatattattcatttttattaggAAATTATAGTTTAAGaaagaataatatgaatatatctGTTGCAAGACACTAGCTACTATAAGACCATAAAAAGTACAAAAAGAATAATCTCTTAATACTGtccaaaaaaatacatacaattATCCTTTATTACGGATATTTAAGTAATtgctatataaaatataatcagAACTAACAATTacgtaatataaaaaataaattgatcAATGTTATTTAAGCTCTTcattttattgaaaaaaaaattggattCCAAAATTCACGTGCCATtgataatttattctttaaggcaaaataatagtagtatatattgataattCCTTATACTTAGgctatgaaaaatataaaaaaataaactaaaattattttttatgaaatttttcttaaaatatatatttttcataataatttttttaaacgtTTATCTGttatgttcatatttaattaaaataaacatgtaaaaaataaaataaaaatatttttaaacttttattaaatgaagaactacactatatatttaaaataaaattaatacataataattttttttaaaaaattctccAGCTATTCACTTAAAATCacaataaaaacataaaacaaGAAAATTAAGATAATGTAATCAatctcttttctttttattttaagttgCATAcgaattaattctttttatgcAAATTTTCATATGTAAGTTAATTgtctatattttaaaattaaaatacgtGTTCCGTTCTGTACATTCTTAATAATGTGTGatgaatattatgaatatgcGTGTTCATGTTTAAGCCCATTTTACGCATATATAaacgtatttatttatgtcaACTGAGTTATTTCAGTTTATAATAAActattaattttacatttatgatttatagttttacattttttatattcttgtTTTCACTTTCTCATTTCTTATGATGAAAGTACCTGCTAAAAATGTGGACAaatctttaataaaaacaatcaAAATTTACATACAATTTTGatgtattataaaatgaGTCTGCTGCTAAGCTGTTTTTCAGTATAGCTAATTTAATCTAAACAACCTTCTGTACAAGAGTCTCAtcatctatttttattttcttccttttttttattaacatccTTAAGGGCAATAGCAGTTTCGATAAAGATTTTCATGGATTGGTGATATTCTCCTTTATcatttatcaaaatattgTCATGTATCCCATTCTTAGCTATATACATGAACTTATTATTACTTGGACATGTCTACAAGAGAAAAAAACGTAGCAAGTTAAGCAGCATAAATTAATTGctaatattcaaaatttgtatacatatatgtatatatatgtatgtacgtgcTCAAGTTTACGGTTTTTCTATGTAATCACGTAAACATATGTAAAAACATGTACTGCTTAGAAAAAAAACCATAATAAAAGTACCTCatacaaaatttttgaatGCTCCGTAGAAACCATTTCGTCCTAAAAAAGgttaaatgttaaaaaaaaaatatatatatatatatacgtatgtttCCTTGTCACGCTTTGGTGCGAAATACAGTATTTCcgttacattatatattatgaaatacaTGATATTATTccactttattattttcttttccatatattttgatattttttcttttatattaagtAACCTTTTCAGaaacattaaataaaataggtatgtgtaaatttttgattgttttttcattgtcCATTCTCGTTCTAATTAGAAGATCATAAttgaaaagaaagaaatataagAAGGGTTTTTTATCATGTGCCATCCTTTTCATACTTAAAAAGGGATTCTGTAAAATCAGTCCATATACCTGTGGAAGCATCAAGAAATTTATTGTTcgatttaaataaataaataaatatatatatatatatatataacatatgaaAAGAGCACACATAAAGAAATAAGCCAAATACacagttaaaaatatatttcaataacTGAAATGAAATTACGTCATTCTGGTATTTGGAAGCCGTCTCTAGAGCTACCGCTGCACCCATTGaactaaatgaaaaaaaaaataaataaacacatatatgGATAAAACCATGTTATACGCATAAATAAGTGTTCAGTCACAAATAATACTACCATATAAACAAACAAAGACATGTGCACAGTTATTTCCtcaaattatttcatttatttatgaatataggATTACCTTCCGAAGATAAATATCTTATTCCTTTTACTTTGTTTTAAATGgtttaagtaaatatatgcatCTTTATAAAAGTATTCTTCTGATGGCGTTTCTTCATTCGTACCGCATCTTCCCGGggcattaataaaaaaaaaatttatatatatatgtatgaagcTCATTCTTAACTGGAAATTGTTGAACACCATCATAACATTAAATAACTGAAgcataacataaaaaatattttatttcatttatctactgttatttcttttatgtaCCCTCTATTTGGGCAAGAGAATATGTTTGCATCAACCCTATTAGTAATATAGTCAAATGTTCTAACATATTTTTCCAggtctaaaaataaatattcgttatacaaaaaatagaaaggTTCATGTTGAGTAATAAGTAAATGGAAATTGCACAATATGgtaaatacttatataaattcacATACactcacatatataaatatatatatatatatatacacggtATTGACGCATAAATGACACTTAAAAAATCTTCGAAACAGAACAATTTTAAATTCTTACATTCTCCATTCCCcggaaaataaagaattacaGGTTTATTTTTGTGGTTTCTAGCCTTTACATACCAACTAATGGAACagaaaataagataaaaaaaatgattataacattctttcttttttttttttaatatctctttttctttaacCATTTATGGGTGTATCCGTCCTCCGTTTTCACAAGAACTTCTTCGTAATTACTGCCTGAACAGAGAAAaccgaaaaaaaaaatttatgaaaaatggtaattataaaaaaaacactTCTAACAACACTTTTACGAAAATGCATTTGGTATATTGCCTGGTTTTTGTGCCACGGTAGGGTCTAATTCTAAgagaggaaaataaaaaaaaaataaatataataaaaaaatagttttctGGCGTACATTACACTTATTTATTGTCATCCTTAAtgacattttttattttaatttttttttatatgttcagTTGATTTGGAGTTTCTTTCTATGGTACAATCCTTTCTCCCAAAactatttatttctttcattttttcttttttcatcttaCTTTGTCTGTCAAAGATTAAGTCATCCTGATACAGATACACGTAAactaaaaaaacaaagtgCATAGTGCATGAAATTTATATTGATGATACTTGATGAAACActcattttttgtatttttttggtttattatatattcttaattttaatgttCATTTACTGTTTATGAGTacaccaaaaaaaaatacacccattataaaatacaaaataagtTTTACAGGCGTCATTGCACATACTACATTAATCATTATAACAGATCAACGATGTATGTAGGAATAAGAGACTCTGTTACATTGGAAATATTGAAattgtactttttttatttacttaaaaatatttacacaagttaatttctttaaaagttaattattctttttttttttattttaacatttcatatatatacctaaaataattataaataaaaaaaacaacaagtaaaaataacaaaaaaaatgtaaagctTACATACTCAAATacttacaattatatatatattacaaatgcatttacattatttttttttttatttaaataaaaacactTCCTTTTCTTaagaaaaaaactaaaataaaaaaataatgtaaaaaaatagcagtaaaaaaataaaataaaaaataataaaaaaaatagtaaaaaaatgcaataaaaaataataaaaaaaatagcaaaaaaataaagtaaaaaagagaaataaaaaaggaagcaaaaaaaagtagtaaatgatacaagtaaaaaaagttttaattatacaaatgttaataatataatacatactcAAAAATTACccaataaatatacatattcataaattcttcaaaaaattaaaaaaaaaaaaaataataaagcatAAATGCTACAGTATAATATACACTAATATGAGAATATTCTTGATTCAATAATCATTTACcgaaatattttaagtaaaCAAATGGGTATCCTTTTTCTGTtggaaatttattttattgtatttatattatataacttttatataaaagaattaaatcaaaaattaactataacaataaaataatatatcaaggcatctttttatataaggtaAGCTACAATAAAACTGAAAATTAATAATCTGTTACAATgcgtaataaaaattaaaaatttatactaaAGCATGCTAACCCCTTTTCATCAATAATCTAATACATTAATCCCTAATGTATaacgcattttttttttttatttgtaaaatattaacttaatttttatatatattatacatttaaattaatcaattttaaaatacaaaatattattttttagggtttcaaaaaaaatataattgtcgaatacaaaataagtaaaagaaaagaaaaaaaaaagattagaaaatttttttttaaaaatacttcagagatgaaaaaaaaaatttcttaagTGTCATTGTTgtatcatattattttatttatgaaatgtccaaattataaagataaacgtgtatttaaaaaaaaaaaaataaatctgcGCCTTTATctcttataatattttttcaatattatattctCAGTAACTATATCATTAACTATAAGCTTAAAATTTCAATGATTACAGCGTTTTTgaagttattattatttcattatttactTCTATTTGTTTAAATGCAGTAACTAGgatatacatgtaaatagCTAAAGAAAACTAAagtatagaaaaaaaaaacatcaaaaatattttgatacatattacatattaattattaacgGAAAACAAACCCTAATTAAACTAAATTAATTacaattcatttattcatacacgaaatatataaaattatcgtATAATAAATGAGTATATACAactttttgtaatttattttttcacataaataaaggaaaaatatatatatccgcATAACTAGAAAATACACATGTTCAAtttgtgcatattttttccatGTTTCACAATTGTTACTGgaatctttttaaaaaacattaaataaaagctaaaaaaaatttatagtatttgtaaaatataaaaaacattgataaattattttaaaatgaaaactataaaaataaaacaacttAATGTTCCGTATTCAGATTATTACGGATAGAATTATgaacacatttttttatttatgcataaaaGTACTTATGATATATCCcgaatatttattcatttctaAAGTGAagcttattattattttataatataattatacaaaaaaacttacatacataacatttgtagaagaaaaaaataattatatttaagttttttattatatttcatatgtatatttttggGTATTATGAGTATAactttattgtatatatatatttcctttatttAGTTTATATACTGAAAATTATGGTAtgaaataaagataaaactATTTTAGTGTAAATTAGTATCCACATTACAACGAATATTTCAgggaaattatatattatctactctaattttttgatatatagtTTTAGAGACAATTTGTGAAACATCATAATGctatttaaaacataaacTTTGATATATTAGTCACTGTTGTATCTtcattgtatttatattattttaatcattttatcttgtttattttttctttttc is part of the Plasmodium malariae genome assembly, chromosome: 14 genome and encodes:
- the PmUG01_14013900 gene encoding BEM46-like protein, putative — translated: MSLRMTINKCSNYEEVLVKTEDGYTHKCWYVKARNHKNKPVILYFPGNGEYLEKYVRTFDYITNRVDANIFSCPNRGCGTNEETPSEEYFYKDAYIYLNHLKQSKRNKIFIFGSSMGAAVALETASKYQNDVYGLILQNPFLSMKRMAHDKKPFLYFFLFNYDLLIRTRMDNEKTIKNLHIPILFNVSEKDEMVSTEHSKILYETCPSNNKFMYIAKNGIHDNILINDKGEYHQSMKIFIETAIALKDVNKKKEENKNR